From Mytilus edulis chromosome 8, xbMytEdul2.2, whole genome shotgun sequence, one genomic window encodes:
- the LOC139484237 gene encoding uncharacterized protein 5-like: MWVHTLNTGDSVNLVPNAPELSHPLNQYGFNASRNYSINFDLKVCRDAFVYLSASPVMDKQAALYEICIGGNEGKRILLRRNDLTFQDVARNDLGDGSTQCGSFQPFWISWQNGNIKIGKGLSVDSGVVIDWRDPNPFIIHGLGVRTGLGQSGLWIIYMEGKHT; the protein is encoded by the coding sequence ATGTGGGTACACACACTGAATACAGGGGATAGTGTAAACTTGGTTCCAAATGCTCCCGAACTAAGTCACCCTTTGAACCAGTACGGATTCAATGCCTCACGAAACTATTCAATAAACTTTGACCTAAAAGTTTGCAGAGATGCATTTGTATATCTATCCGCCTCTCCCGTAATGGATAAACAGGCAGCATTGTATGAAATTTGTATAGGAGGAAATGAAGGGAAAAGGATTTTGTTGCGCCGAAACGACCTTACATTCCAAGATGTTGCCAGAAACGATCTCGGAGACGGAAGCACACAATGTGGATCATTTCAACCATTTTGGATTTCATGGCAAAATGGAAATATCAAGATAGGTAAAGGGTTGTCTGTAGACAGCGGAGTAGTAATTGATTGGAGAGATCCCAATCCCTTTATTATTCATGGTTTAGGTGTGAGGACAGGCCTTGGGCAATCAGGTCTATGGATTATCTATATGGAAGGTAAACATACATAA